In the genome of Streptomyces sp. NBC_00190, one region contains:
- a CDS encoding CPCC family cysteine-rich protein encodes MCGECGWEDDGQDDAEADEVWGGPNGSQSLSDARREHREWLAGHADASSVTRGGAGAWETAARAALQDEGPDA; translated from the coding sequence ATCTGCGGGGAGTGCGGCTGGGAGGACGACGGACAGGACGACGCCGAGGCCGACGAGGTCTGGGGCGGGCCCAACGGCAGCCAGAGCCTTTCCGACGCCCGGCGCGAACACCGGGAGTGGCTGGCCGGGCACGCCGACGCGTCCTCGGTGACCCGTGGCGGAGCCGGGGCGTGGGAGACGGCCGCCCGCGCCGCGCTTCAGGACGAGGGGCCGGACGCGTAG
- a CDS encoding arylamine N-acetyltransferase family protein, translating into MTSGTHAGYLRRLGITDPGAPSAEGLFALQRAHLEHIAYDNVDIQLGRPPGIDPELSARRFAAGRGGYCFHLNGGFALLLESLGYEVTRHAGGVNADPADRGISGGHLTLTVRVEGTVYWVDVGVGDGPYEPLPLREGAYEQGGFRYALERLEPLEGEGPGWTLRKFAGPMPRVNFRDAPAVTADFEAMHTWLSTAGESPFVRTFAVLRRDAEGADALRGRILTRIDGAKGTSERELTGAEEFFEVIGSVFRRNLDDLTPADRAALWNRVDQAHRAWLAARPGSV; encoded by the coding sequence ATGACCTCTGGCACACACGCCGGCTACCTGCGCCGGCTCGGCATCACCGACCCCGGTGCCCCCTCCGCCGAAGGGCTGTTCGCCCTTCAGCGGGCGCACCTGGAGCACATCGCCTACGACAACGTCGACATCCAGCTCGGCCGGCCGCCCGGCATCGACCCCGAGCTGTCCGCCCGGCGCTTCGCCGCCGGGCGCGGGGGTTACTGCTTCCACCTCAACGGCGGCTTCGCGCTGCTCCTCGAATCCCTGGGCTACGAGGTCACGCGGCACGCCGGAGGCGTCAACGCCGATCCCGCGGACCGCGGGATCAGCGGCGGGCACCTCACCTTGACCGTCCGCGTCGAGGGGACGGTGTACTGGGTGGACGTCGGAGTCGGCGACGGGCCGTACGAACCGCTGCCGCTGCGCGAGGGCGCGTACGAGCAGGGCGGGTTCCGGTACGCGCTGGAGCGGCTGGAACCGCTGGAGGGTGAGGGCCCGGGCTGGACGCTCCGCAAGTTCGCCGGCCCCATGCCCCGCGTGAACTTCCGTGACGCCCCGGCCGTGACGGCCGACTTCGAGGCCATGCACACCTGGCTCTCGACGGCCGGGGAGTCCCCGTTCGTACGGACCTTCGCGGTGCTGCGGCGTGACGCGGAGGGCGCCGACGCGCTGCGCGGCCGGATCCTGACCCGCATCGACGGCGCGAAGGGGACGAGCGAGCGCGAACTGACCGGCGCCGAGGAGTTCTTCGAGGTCATCGGGAGCGTCTTCCGGCGGAACCTGGACGACCTCACCCCCGCGGACCGGGCGGCGCTGTGGAACCGGGTGGACCAGGCACACCGGGCGTGGCTCGCCGCCCGGCCGGGGAGTGTCTAA
- a CDS encoding NADH-quinone oxidoreductase subunit D codes for MTETTVGIGGAAESTDMVLNIGPQHPSTHGVLRLRLVLDGERIVSAEPVVGYMHRGAEKLFEARDYRQIVMLANRHDWLSAFSNELGVVMAVERMLGMEVPERAVWMRTLLAELNRVLNHLMFLGSYPLELGGITPIFHAFREREELQAVMEEISGGRMHYMFNRVGGLKEDLPAGWLGRAREAIADVRTRMDVYDKLVHGNEIFRGRTRGVGVLSAEAVHAYGVSGPIARASGVDFDLRRDEPYLAYGELQDVLKVVTRTEGDCLARFEVLLDQTHNALDLAVACLDRMAELPPGPVNQRLPKVLKAPEGHTYAWTENPLGINGYYLVSKGEKTPYRLKLRSASYNNIQALAVLLPGQLVADMVAILGSLFFVVGDIDK; via the coding sequence ATGACGGAGACCACGGTCGGCATCGGCGGCGCGGCGGAGAGCACCGACATGGTGCTCAACATCGGCCCCCAGCACCCTTCCACGCACGGCGTACTGCGCCTGCGCCTCGTCCTGGACGGCGAGCGGATCGTCAGCGCCGAACCGGTGGTCGGCTACATGCACCGCGGTGCCGAGAAGCTCTTCGAGGCCCGCGACTACCGGCAGATCGTGATGCTCGCGAACCGCCACGACTGGCTGTCCGCGTTCTCCAACGAGCTCGGCGTGGTCATGGCCGTCGAGCGGATGCTCGGCATGGAGGTCCCCGAGCGGGCCGTGTGGATGCGGACCCTGCTGGCCGAGCTGAACCGGGTGCTGAACCACCTGATGTTCCTCGGCTCGTACCCCCTCGAACTGGGCGGAATCACACCGATCTTCCATGCGTTCCGCGAACGCGAGGAGCTCCAGGCCGTCATGGAGGAGATCTCCGGCGGCCGCATGCACTACATGTTCAACCGCGTCGGCGGCCTCAAGGAGGACCTCCCGGCCGGCTGGCTCGGCCGGGCCCGCGAGGCCATCGCCGACGTCCGCACCCGCATGGACGTCTACGACAAGCTCGTCCACGGCAACGAGATCTTCCGGGGCCGCACCCGCGGCGTCGGCGTCCTGTCCGCCGAGGCGGTGCACGCGTACGGGGTCTCCGGCCCCATCGCCCGCGCCTCCGGCGTCGACTTCGACCTGCGCCGCGACGAGCCGTACCTCGCGTACGGCGAGCTCCAGGACGTCCTCAAGGTGGTCACCCGCACCGAGGGCGACTGCCTGGCCCGCTTCGAGGTCCTGCTCGACCAGACCCACAACGCGCTCGACCTCGCCGTGGCCTGCCTGGACCGGATGGCCGAACTCCCGCCGGGCCCGGTCAACCAGCGCCTGCCCAAGGTCCTGAAGGCACCCGAGGGCCACACGTACGCCTGGACCGAGAACCCCCTCGGCATCAACGGCTACTACCTCGTCTCGAAGGGCGAGAAGACCCCGTACCGGCTGAAGCTGCGCAGCGCCTCGTACAACAACATCCAGGCCCTCGCCGTGCTCCTGCCGGGGCAGCTGGTCGCGGACATGGTGGCGATCCTGGGCTCGCTGTTCTTCGTCGTCGGGGACATCGACAAGTAG
- a CDS encoding PH domain-containing protein, protein MDTGTTGETDRPGWVGLPGGLLTLRRLLLVIWAAVLAVATGVALGLLAGPAWAALAGCWLVALVWGWVLLGRNWRSWRYAERADDLLISRGVLWREETVVPYGRMQLVEVTSGPLERRFGLASVQLHTAAAATDAKIPGLVPAEAQRLRDRLTELGEARSAGL, encoded by the coding sequence ATGGATACGGGGACGACGGGTGAGACGGACAGGCCCGGATGGGTGGGGCTGCCGGGTGGGCTGCTCACGCTGAGGCGGCTGCTGCTGGTGATCTGGGCGGCCGTCCTCGCGGTGGCGACCGGCGTCGCACTGGGTCTGCTCGCCGGGCCCGCGTGGGCCGCCCTCGCGGGGTGCTGGCTCGTGGCCCTGGTCTGGGGGTGGGTGCTGCTCGGCCGGAACTGGCGGTCCTGGCGTTACGCCGAGCGCGCGGACGACCTGCTGATCAGCCGGGGCGTGCTGTGGCGGGAGGAGACCGTGGTCCCGTACGGGCGGATGCAGCTGGTCGAGGTGACCTCGGGGCCGCTGGAGCGGCGCTTCGGGCTGGCCTCCGTACAACTGCACACGGCGGCCGCGGCGACGGACGCCAAGATCCCGGGCCTGGTGCCGGCCGAGGCGCAGCGCCTGCGCGACCGGCTCACCGAGCTCGGCGAAGCACGGTCGGCGGGCCTGTGA
- a CDS encoding PH domain-containing protein, with protein MSAGQAGGEPAVPYGPAAEPTGGLAADLAGGPAGERRLHLLTPLRRAWVPIAATIGVVAQQGDRAERWIADLPALLRVAALAGLILVFGTYGFLSWWFTHYAVTDTELRIRSGLVFRRTAHIRLDRIQAVDVTRPMLARLAGVASLRLDVIGTEEKDELAFLGEKEAVALRAELLARAAGFAPEEAARLGEAPERQLLRVGPRDLAVSLLLSLGVWAALAGGIAAPVVAWWISSSPWAAVVTLLPILGAVWSGSTGRFLAEYDWTVAESPDGLRLDHGLLDRAHETVPPGRVQTVRIVEPLLWRRRDLVRVELAVAGSKNGVLVPVASRAAAYAVIARVLPGVDLAALSFTGSPGAGSRWVVPVWWKGYALAVSPEVFAARHGRLCRRTEIVPHAKVQSVRLTQGPWERARGVADVHVDTGANATVTARLRAADEAAALLADQAARARTSRASARPDRWMT; from the coding sequence GTGAGCGCCGGTCAGGCGGGCGGCGAGCCGGCCGTACCGTACGGGCCGGCCGCCGAGCCCACGGGCGGGCTCGCGGCCGACCTCGCGGGCGGCCCGGCAGGTGAGCGGCGGCTGCACCTGCTCACTCCGCTGCGGCGCGCCTGGGTGCCCATCGCCGCGACCATCGGCGTGGTCGCCCAGCAGGGCGACCGGGCCGAGCGCTGGATAGCGGACCTGCCCGCGCTCCTGCGGGTGGCGGCGCTCGCGGGCCTGATCCTGGTGTTCGGCACGTACGGATTCCTGAGCTGGTGGTTCACCCACTACGCCGTCACCGACACCGAGCTGCGCATCCGCAGCGGGCTGGTCTTCCGGCGCACCGCGCACATCCGCCTCGACCGGATCCAGGCGGTCGACGTCACCCGGCCGATGCTGGCCCGGCTGGCCGGGGTCGCCAGTCTGCGGCTCGACGTCATCGGCACCGAGGAGAAGGACGAGCTGGCCTTCCTGGGCGAGAAGGAGGCCGTGGCCCTGCGCGCCGAGCTCCTCGCCCGGGCGGCCGGCTTCGCTCCCGAGGAGGCGGCGCGCCTGGGCGAGGCCCCCGAACGGCAGCTGCTGCGCGTGGGCCCGCGCGACCTCGCCGTGTCGCTGCTGCTGAGCCTGGGCGTGTGGGCGGCGCTGGCCGGCGGGATCGCCGCGCCCGTGGTCGCCTGGTGGATCAGCTCCAGCCCGTGGGCGGCCGTGGTCACCCTCCTCCCGATCCTCGGCGCCGTCTGGTCCGGCAGCACGGGCCGCTTCCTCGCCGAGTACGACTGGACGGTCGCCGAGTCCCCGGACGGGCTGCGCCTGGACCACGGACTGCTGGACCGGGCGCACGAGACCGTGCCGCCGGGGCGCGTGCAGACCGTACGGATCGTCGAGCCGCTGCTGTGGCGGCGGCGCGACCTGGTACGGGTGGAGCTGGCCGTGGCGGGTTCGAAGAACGGGGTCCTGGTCCCGGTGGCCTCGCGGGCCGCCGCGTACGCCGTGATCGCCCGGGTCCTGCCGGGGGTGGACCTGGCGGCCCTGTCCTTCACCGGCTCCCCGGGGGCCGGTTCGCGCTGGGTGGTCCCGGTGTGGTGGAAGGGCTACGCCCTGGCCGTCTCCCCGGAGGTGTTCGCCGCCCGGCACGGCCGCCTGTGCCGCCGTACGGAGATCGTCCCGCACGCCAAGGTGCAGAGCGTCCGCCTCACCCAGGGCCCCTGGGAGCGCGCCCGCGGCGTGGCCGACGTCCACGTGGACACGGGCGCGAACGCCACGGTCACGGCCCGGCTGCGGGCCGCGGACGAGGCCGCCGCCCTGCTGGCCGACCAGGCCGCCCGGGCCCGTACCTCCCGCGCGTCGGCCCGTCCGGACCGCTGGATGACGTAG
- a CDS encoding response regulator transcription factor, which produces MSIRVMLVDDQVLLRTGFRMVLAAQPDMEVVAEAGDGLEALEVLRATKVDVVLMDVRMPKLDGVEATRRICEPPEHPKVIILTTFDLDEYAFSGLKAGASGFMLKDVPPAELLAAIRSVHSGDAVVAPSTTRRLLDRFAPMLPTTTEEPRNKEVERLTEREREVMLLVAQGLSNGEIAARLVLSEATVKTHVGRILTKLSLRDRVQVVVLAYETGLVRAGGGPAA; this is translated from the coding sequence ATGTCCATCCGCGTGATGCTGGTCGACGACCAGGTGCTGCTGCGCACCGGCTTCCGGATGGTGCTCGCCGCCCAGCCGGACATGGAGGTCGTCGCCGAGGCGGGCGACGGCCTGGAGGCTCTGGAGGTGCTGCGGGCCACCAAGGTGGACGTGGTGCTGATGGACGTGCGCATGCCGAAGCTCGACGGGGTGGAGGCGACGCGGCGGATCTGTGAACCGCCGGAGCACCCGAAGGTGATCATCCTGACCACCTTCGACCTGGACGAGTACGCGTTCTCCGGGCTGAAGGCGGGCGCGAGCGGCTTCATGCTGAAGGACGTGCCGCCCGCCGAGCTGCTGGCGGCGATCCGGTCGGTGCACAGCGGCGACGCCGTGGTCGCCCCGTCGACGACGCGCCGGCTGCTGGACCGGTTCGCCCCGATGCTGCCGACCACGACCGAGGAGCCGCGGAACAAGGAGGTCGAGCGGCTGACGGAGCGCGAGCGCGAGGTCATGCTGCTGGTGGCGCAGGGCCTGTCGAACGGCGAGATCGCGGCCCGGCTGGTCCTGTCGGAGGCGACGGTGAAGACGCACGTGGGCCGCATCCTGACGAAGCTGAGCCTGCGCGACCGCGTCCAGGTCGTGGTCCTGGCGTACGAGACGGGGCTGGTCCGGGCGGGCGGCGGCCCGGCCGCGTAG
- a CDS encoding sensor histidine kinase, translating into MQRLYDFLRRHPTGVDSFWAVLFFGISMVNVVSESEHSVAVRLAVVPAVAALSVAVALRRRWTQAMFWLTLGAGIYQLALGFTAGFYDFAMLVILFTVAASDVPRWVSRTALGWGLAAAPLYFLRYGVDKGTNEVDNVLFTLFMIVPFALAWVLGDSLRTRRAYYAQLIERNQRLENQREAQAKVAVAAERARIARELHDVVAHNVSVMVVQADGAAYVMDVAPEQAKEALQTISGTGRQALAEMRRLLGVLRTGEPQESEDYVPQPDVEQIEVLVEQVRAAGLSVDFEVEGAPRRLPSGVELTAYRIVQEALTNTRKHGGPDAKASVRLVYFDDGLGLLIEDDGRGSAHELYEDGGADGAGHGLIGMRERIGMVGGTLDTGPRPGGGFRISALLPLKKS; encoded by the coding sequence GTGCAGCGCCTCTACGACTTCCTCCGCAGACACCCGACGGGCGTCGACAGCTTCTGGGCTGTCCTCTTCTTCGGGATCTCGATGGTGAACGTCGTTTCCGAATCCGAACACAGCGTCGCCGTGCGGCTCGCGGTAGTCCCGGCGGTGGCCGCCCTGAGCGTCGCCGTCGCGCTGCGCCGCAGGTGGACCCAGGCGATGTTCTGGCTCACCCTCGGCGCCGGGATCTACCAGCTGGCCCTGGGCTTCACCGCCGGGTTCTACGACTTCGCGATGCTCGTCATCCTCTTCACGGTCGCCGCGAGCGATGTCCCGCGCTGGGTGTCCCGCACCGCCCTGGGCTGGGGGCTGGCCGCCGCGCCGCTCTACTTCCTGCGGTACGGCGTGGACAAGGGCACGAACGAGGTCGACAACGTCCTCTTCACCCTCTTCATGATCGTCCCGTTCGCCCTCGCCTGGGTGCTGGGCGACTCGCTGCGCACCCGCCGGGCCTATTACGCCCAGCTCATCGAGCGCAACCAGCGGCTGGAGAACCAGCGCGAGGCCCAGGCCAAGGTGGCCGTGGCCGCCGAGCGCGCCCGGATCGCCCGCGAACTGCACGACGTCGTCGCGCACAACGTCTCGGTGATGGTGGTCCAGGCGGACGGAGCGGCCTACGTCATGGACGTGGCCCCCGAACAGGCCAAGGAGGCCCTCCAGACCATCTCCGGCACCGGCCGCCAGGCCCTCGCCGAGATGCGCCGGCTGCTGGGCGTGCTGCGTACCGGCGAGCCACAGGAGTCGGAGGACTACGTGCCGCAGCCGGACGTCGAGCAGATCGAGGTCCTCGTCGAGCAGGTACGGGCGGCCGGGCTCTCGGTGGACTTCGAGGTCGAGGGCGCGCCGCGGCGGCTGCCCAGCGGCGTCGAGCTGACCGCGTACCGGATCGTGCAGGAGGCACTGACCAACACGCGCAAGCACGGGGGGCCCGACGCGAAGGCGAGCGTGCGGCTGGTCTACTTCGACGACGGGCTCGGCCTGCTCATCGAGGACGACGGGCGGGGCTCGGCACACGAGTTGTACGAGGACGGCGGCGCCGACGGCGCCGGGCACGGCCTGATCGGCATGCGCGAGCGGATCGGTATGGTCGGCGGAACCCTGGACACCGGGCCGCGACCGGGCGGCGGCTTCCGGATCAGCGCATTGCTTCCCCTGAAGAAGAGTTGA
- a CDS encoding SAM-dependent methyltransferase, whose product MRAQGEAQGDGVVPVGWRGAMEAALYGPDGFYVRPGGPGPAGHFRTSVHASGLYAGAVARLLRWVDAELGHPRGLDLVDMGAGRGELLAGVLAALPAEVAARVRAYAVERAERPAGLDPRIRWVAAPPEGTSGLLFANEWLDNVPLEVAEDGRYVLVAPDGTESPGGAVDGADLAWLERWWPGGGRAEIGRARDEAWAAAVASVERGLAVAVDYAHTRDARPPYGTLTGFRAGREVPPVPDGSCDVTAHVALDACAGPGSVLLPQREALTALGVSGARPPLALASTDPAAYVRALASAGEAAELTSRTGLGAFGWLVQPVGIPPWPRADRS is encoded by the coding sequence ATGCGTGCTCAGGGAGAGGCTCAGGGGGACGGCGTGGTTCCGGTCGGGTGGCGGGGGGCGATGGAGGCCGCGCTGTACGGTCCCGACGGCTTCTACGTGCGGCCTGGCGGTCCGGGGCCCGCCGGGCACTTCCGCACGTCGGTGCACGCGTCCGGGCTGTACGCGGGGGCCGTGGCGCGGCTGCTGCGGTGGGTGGACGCCGAGCTCGGGCACCCGCGGGGGCTGGACCTGGTCGACATGGGAGCCGGGCGGGGGGAGCTGCTGGCCGGGGTGCTCGCCGCGCTGCCGGCGGAGGTGGCCGCGCGGGTGCGCGCGTACGCCGTGGAGCGGGCGGAGCGGCCCGCGGGGCTCGACCCCCGGATCCGCTGGGTCGCGGCGCCGCCCGAAGGCACCTCGGGGCTGCTCTTCGCGAACGAATGGCTGGACAACGTGCCGCTGGAGGTCGCGGAGGACGGGCGCTACGTCCTGGTCGCGCCGGACGGTACGGAAAGCCCCGGCGGCGCCGTGGACGGCGCGGACCTCGCCTGGCTGGAGCGGTGGTGGCCGGGCGGCGGACGCGCGGAGATCGGCAGGGCGCGCGACGAGGCCTGGGCGGCGGCCGTGGCGAGCGTGGAGCGGGGTCTGGCGGTGGCGGTGGACTACGCCCACACCCGGGACGCGCGGCCCCCGTACGGCACCCTGACGGGGTTCAGGGCGGGCCGGGAGGTTCCGCCGGTCCCCGACGGCAGCTGCGATGTCACCGCCCATGTGGCACTGGACGCGTGCGCGGGCCCGGGCTCGGTCCTGCTGCCCCAGCGCGAGGCCCTCACCGCCCTCGGCGTCTCGGGCGCCCGCCCCCCGCTGGCCCTGGCCTCCACCGATCCGGCGGCCTACGTCCGCGCCCTCGCCTCGGCGGGCGAAGCGGCGGAACTGACCTCCCGTACGGGCCTGGGCGCCTTCGGCTGGCTGGTCCAGCCGGTCGGCATCCCGCCGTGGCCGCGGGCGGACCGGAGTTAG
- a CDS encoding C40 family peptidase has translation MTAKSKSRTRSALHAVAVLALLAGSAYLTYALRAQEQAKAPAVQVVSDQNIAAGAGAGEAGAQKWERLQSPDRSVMRDGTGQVLATFTDGARTATLTGPSRTFTEPANTTTRVVTENWVRLMPEAWKPGAENEQWFKEWFKKYFGSQEDDIFAMAFQYGDQAPVKKDAQGTSYAGDASFGPLNPAGSVGNDLRLEQSDFYDYLGTPYTFRDGTKKQPQTARYRSMDCSGFVRTVFGYRARYPLLSDDKPGSGLPRTANGMARAALGADVLPLKGVGAQDRPVSIDVIQPGDLLFFKLDARTKDRIDHTGIYLGTDTDGHKIFISSREEANGPTIGDKGGTSRLDGNGYYATTLRSAKRL, from the coding sequence ATGACCGCCAAGTCGAAGAGCCGCACACGTTCCGCGCTGCACGCGGTCGCCGTGCTCGCGCTGCTGGCCGGCAGCGCGTACCTCACGTACGCGCTGCGCGCGCAGGAGCAGGCCAAGGCGCCCGCCGTCCAGGTCGTCTCCGACCAGAACATCGCCGCGGGGGCCGGCGCGGGCGAGGCGGGTGCCCAGAAGTGGGAACGTCTCCAGAGCCCCGACCGGTCGGTGATGCGCGACGGCACCGGGCAGGTGCTGGCCACCTTCACCGACGGCGCCCGCACGGCCACCCTCACCGGGCCGAGCCGCACCTTCACCGAACCGGCCAACACCACGACCCGGGTCGTGACCGAGAACTGGGTCCGCCTCATGCCGGAGGCGTGGAAGCCGGGCGCGGAGAACGAGCAGTGGTTCAAGGAGTGGTTCAAGAAGTACTTCGGGAGCCAGGAGGACGACATCTTCGCGATGGCCTTCCAGTACGGCGACCAGGCCCCGGTGAAGAAGGACGCGCAGGGCACCTCGTACGCCGGTGACGCGTCCTTCGGCCCGCTCAACCCCGCCGGCTCGGTCGGCAACGACCTGCGCCTGGAGCAGTCGGACTTCTACGACTACCTCGGCACCCCGTACACCTTCCGCGACGGCACCAAGAAGCAGCCCCAGACGGCCCGGTACCGGTCCATGGACTGCTCCGGTTTCGTCCGCACCGTCTTCGGCTACCGGGCCCGCTACCCCCTCCTGTCCGACGACAAGCCCGGCTCCGGCCTGCCGAGGACCGCGAACGGCATGGCCCGCGCCGCCCTGGGCGCGGACGTCCTGCCCCTCAAGGGGGTCGGCGCCCAGGACCGGCCCGTCTCGATCGACGTGATCCAGCCGGGCGACCTGCTGTTCTTCAAGCTCGACGCGCGCACGAAGGACCGCATCGACCACACGGGCATCTACCTGGGCACGGACACCGACGGCCACAAGATCTTCATCTCCAGCCGGGAGGAGGCCAACGGCCCGACCATCGGTGACAAGGGCGGTACCTCGCGCCTCGACGGCAACGGCTACTACGCGACGACCCTGCGCAGCGCGAAGCGGCTCTAA
- a CDS encoding poly-gamma-glutamate biosynthesis protein PgsC/CapC, with protein sequence MIPAVLTPEIAAIGIALGLLFSLVCYLTTNLSPGGMITPGWLALTLLEDLQRAALVVGVTVATYVLTLVVQRFVILYGKRLFAAVVLLGVLLQATVVIVLQMEFPLLYTNQTLGFIVPGLIGYQLVRQPKGATLLATGSATLMTYVVLTAGILLGVMPAA encoded by the coding sequence TTGATCCCCGCCGTCCTCACCCCCGAGATCGCCGCGATCGGCATTGCCCTGGGTCTGCTGTTCTCGCTCGTCTGCTACCTCACGACCAACCTCTCCCCCGGCGGAATGATCACCCCCGGATGGCTGGCGCTGACCCTCCTGGAGGACCTCCAGCGAGCGGCCCTCGTGGTCGGCGTGACCGTCGCGACGTACGTGCTGACGCTCGTCGTGCAGCGCTTCGTGATCCTCTACGGCAAGCGGCTGTTCGCGGCGGTCGTGCTCCTCGGCGTCCTGCTCCAGGCCACCGTGGTGATCGTGCTCCAGATGGAGTTCCCGCTCCTCTACACGAACCAGACCCTCGGCTTCATCGTTCCGGGCCTGATCGGCTACCAGCTGGTCCGCCAGCCGAAGGGGGCCACCCTGCTCGCCACCGGCAGCGCCACGCTCATGACGTACGTCGTGCTGACCGCCGGCATCCTGCTCGGCGTCATGCCGGCCGCGTAG